A region of Pempheris klunzingeri isolate RE-2024b chromosome 15, fPemKlu1.hap1, whole genome shotgun sequence DNA encodes the following proteins:
- the LOC139214143 gene encoding Golgi reassembly-stacking protein 2-like — translation MGGSQSVEIPGGGSEGYHVLRVQENSPGHRAGLEPFFDFIVSINNTRLNKDNDTLKDLLKASVEKPVKMMVYSSKTLELRESTVTPSNLWGGQGLLGVSIRFCSFEGANENVWHVLEVEPNSPAALAGLRPHTDYIIGADTVMNESEDLFSLIESHEGKGLKLYVYNTDTDNCREVIITPNSAWGGEGSLGCGIGYGYLHRIPTKPFEEGKKISFPGNSPSEPVSPLKDGFTEVQLSAVTPPATAPAVPSGLEDPLSGLSISTAPPTMPSELQTGLPTVPLLPSSASPSLSPLTPLNPAATSFNPSATLPGLMPLPGGLPPLPNLPNLNLPLPNLSAVSLAGTSALPPAGTTVPPLVSLPPLNLPGLAPLAPLPTMLPSQLPPLLPQGVAPFLPISTSAPPASVTVSAAPVPEPAADPTVRTEAASTDATESPAPTETTLSS, via the exons ATGGGAGGCTCGCAGAGTGTGGAGATACCGGGGGGAGGCTCAGAGGGGTACCACGTCCTCCGG GTTCAGGAGAACTCGCCTGGACACCGTGCAGGACTGGAGCCTTTCTTCGACTTCATTgtctccatcaacaacaccagACTA AACAAGGACAACGACACCCTGAAAGACTTGCTGAAAGCCAGCGTTGAGAAGCCAGTCAAGATGATGGTTTACTCCTCGAAGACCCTGGAGCTACGAGAGTCAACGGTCACCCCCAGCAACctgtggggggggcagggctTGCTTGGCGTCTCCATTCGCTTCTGCAGCTTTGAGGGAGCCAATGAGAATGTTTGGCATGTGCTT gaagtggagcCTAATTCCCCAGCAGCCCTCGCCGGCTTGCGGCCGCACACTGACTACATCATTGGAGCCGACACTGTAATGAATGAG TCAGAGGACCTGTTCTCTCTGATAGAGAGCCATGAGGGGAAAGGCCTGAAGCTCTATGTgtataacacagacacagataacTGCAGAGAGGTGATCATCACACCTAACAGTGCCTGGGGAGGAGAGGGCAG cCTTGGATGTGGGATTGGTTATGGATACCTCCACAGGATTCCCACCAAGCCTTTTGAGGAGGGGAAGAAGATCAGCTTCCCTGGAAACTCTCCCAGTGAGCCGGTCAGTCCGCTGAAGGACGGATTCACTGAG GTTCAGCTTTCAGCCGTCACTCCTCCTGCTACTGCACCTGCTGTCCCCTCTGGCCTTGAAGATCCACTGTCAGGCCTGTCAATCAGCACAGCCCCTCCCACCATGCCCAGCGAGCTACAGACAG GTTTGCCCACAGTCCCTCTGCTCCCCTCCTCCGCCAGCCCCTCCCTCAGCCCCCTCACTCCGCTGAATCCTGCCGCCACCAGCTTCAACCCTTCCGCCACGCTACCAG gtcTGATGCCCCTCCCAGGTGGCTTACCTCCGCTCCCTAACTTGCCCAACCTTAACCTGCCACTCCCAAACCTCAGTGCCGTGTCACTAGCAGGCACCAGCGCCTTACCGCCGGCAGGAACCACAG tcCCACCTCTGGTATCTCTGCCACCCCTCAACCTCCCAGGTCTGGCCCCCTTAGCCCCTCTGCCCACCATGCTGCCCTCCCAgctgcctcccctcctccctcaggGAGTGGCCCCATTCCTACCCATTTCCACCAGCGCTCCCCCGGCCTCGGTAACGGTCTCGGCGGCGCCTGTGCCCGAGCCTGCCGCCGACCCCACAGTCCGCACGGAAGCCGCCTCGACAGACGCCACAGAATCTCCGGCCCCCACGGAAACGACGCTATCGTCGTAA
- the tlk1b gene encoding serine/threonine-protein kinase tousled-like 1-B isoform X1 — MSVQSNSGSGGGSLEATPSWSQLSSSPTVPQQHITATAKSKEGPMEELHSLDPRRQELLEARFTGAVSGNTAGSTGSTSGGAKGLANESSNHSYGSLGSSSDKESENSDLKRGSSPAYSTPEKKHSESSRGRKRKADTYSESSQGKTSTRGPKISDYFDFQGGNGSSPVRGLPSARRSPQNSHSAPGSIIRQNSSSPTSLCFGEHNPKASSSKCVQTELTGLKLAALESNKSLDLEKKEGRIDDLLRANCDLRRQIDEQQKLLEKYKERLNKCITMSKKLLIEKSTQEKQSCREKSMQDRLRLGHFTTVRHGASYTEQWTDGYAFQNLIKQQEGINQQREDIERQRKLLAKRKPPNPASPSLSVASTSEPKQRKTKVVNGNDSDPFLKPSLPQLLTLAEYHEQEEIFKLRLGHLKKEEAEIQAELERLERVRNLHIRELKRINNEDSSAFKDHPTLNERYLLLHLLGRGGFSEVYKAFDLFEQRYAAVKIHQLNKNWREEKKENYHKHACREYRIHKQLDHPRIVKLYDYFSLDTDTFCTVLEFCEGNDLDFYLKQNKLMSEKEARSIVMQIVSALRYLNEIKPPIIHYDLKPGNILLVDGTACGEIKITDFGLSKIMDDDNYGVDGMDLTSQGAGTYWYLPPECFVVGKEPPKISNKVDVWSVGVIFFQCLYGRKPFGHNQSQQDILQENTILKATEVQFPAKPQASTEAKAFIRRCLAYRKEDRFDVHQLCSDSYLLPHMRRSNSSGSLQPSASSLPTY; from the exons ATGAGTGTCCAAAGTAACAGTGGAAGTGGTGGTGGAAGTTTGGAGGCGACGCCATCTTGGTCGCAGCTCTCCTCGTCCCCAACGGTTCCTCAACAACACATAACGGCGACCGCGAAGAGCAAGGAAG GCCCCATGGAGGAGCTGCACAGCCTGGACCCCCGGAGACAGGAGCTTCTGGAGGCCAGGTTCACGGGAGCCGTCAGTGGCAACACAGCAGGCAGCACCGGGAGCACCAGCGGAGGCGCCAAG GGTCTGGCCAATGAGTCCTCTAACCACAGCTACGGCAGTCTGGGCTCATCCAGCGACAAGGAGTCAGAG AACTCTGATTTGAAAAGAGGGAGCTCCCCTGCCTACTCA ACCCCGGAGAAGAAGCACTCTGAATCGtccagagggaggaaaaggaaagctgACACCTATTCCGAAAGTAGTCAAG GGAAGACCTCCACACGCGGACCCAAGATCAGTGACTACTTTGAT TTCCAGGGTGGAAATGGCTCCAGTCCAGTCAGAGGCCTCCCGTCAGCACGCCGCTCTCCGCAGAACTCGCACTCCGCCCCGGGCTCAATC ATCCGGCAGAATAGCTCCTCGCCTACGAGTCTGTGTTTTGGGGAACACAATCCCAAAGCCTCCTCCAGCAAGTGTGTGCAG ACGGAGCTAACAGGCCTGAAACTGGCTGCTCTGGAGAGCAACAAGAGTCTGGAcctggagaagaaagagggcCGAATAGATGACCTCCTCAGG GCTAACTGTGACCTGCGTAGACAGATAGATGAACAGCAAAAACTCCTGGAGAAATACAAGGAGAGGCTCAACAAGTGCATCACCATGAGCAAGAAGCTGCTAATAGAGAAG AGCACCCAGGAGAAGCAGTCGTGTCGTGAGAAGAGCATGCAGGACCGTCTCCGTCTAGGTCACTTCACCACCGTCCGACACGGAGCGTCCTACACGGAGCAGTGGACCGACGGATACGCATTCCAGAACCTGATCAA GCAGCAGGAGGGCATCaaccagcagagggaggacaTAGAGCGACAGAGGAAGCTGCTGGCAAAGAGGAAACCCCCGAACCCTGCGTCCCCCTCCCTCTCAGTGGCCTCCACCTCTGAACCCAAGCAGCGTAAAACTAAAGTGGTCAACGGCAACGACTCCGACCCCTTCCTCAAGCCCTCCTTGCCTCAGCT GCTGACCCTCGCTGAGTACCACGAGCAGGAAGAGATTTTCAAGCTGCGTCTTGGACATCTGAAGAAG GAGGAAGCTGAGATCCAAGCGGAGCTGGAGAGGTTGGAGCGGGTGAGGAACCTCCACATCAGAGAGCTGAAGAGGATAAACAACGAGGACAGCTCGGC GTTTAAAGACCATCCTACCCTGAATGAGAGGTACCTGCTGCTGCACTTGCTGGGCAGGGGTGGCTTCAGTGAAGTCTATAAG GCTTTTGACCTGTTTGAGCAGCGCTACGCAGCTGTTAAAATTCACCAGCTCAACAAGAactggagagaggagaagaaggagaactACCACAA GCATGCATGCAGGGAGTACCGGATACACAAGCAGCTGGACCATCCCAGAATAGTCAAACTGTATGACTATTTCTCCCTGGACACTGACAC GTTCTGTACAGTCCTGGAGTTCTGTGAAGGCAACGACCTGGACTTCTACCTGAAGCAAAACAAGCTGATGTCAGAGAAGGAGGCCCGCTCCATCGTCATGCAGATCGTCAGCGCCCTGCGCTACCTCAACGAGATCAAGCCCCCCATCATCCACTACGACCTCAAACCTG GTAACATCCTATTGGTGGATGGCACTGCGTGTGGAGAAATCAAAATCACAGACTTTGGCCTGTCTAAGATTATGGATGACGATAACTACGGCGTGGACGGGATGGACCTGACGTCACAGGGAGCAGGCACATActg gTACCTCCCCCCAGAGTGTTTTGTGGTGGGGAAGGAGCCGCCTAAAATCTCCAACAAGGTGGACGTCTGGTCTGTGGGAGTGATCTTCTTCCAGTGCCTCTACGGACGCAAG CCGTTTGGTCACAACCAGTCACAGCAGGATATTCTGCAGGAAAACACCATCCTTAAAGCCACAGAGGTCCAGTTCCCCGCTAAACCGCAAGCTAGCACAGAGgccaag GCGTTCATCCGCCGCTGCCTGGCCTACCGCAAAGAGGACCGGTTCGATGTTCACCAACTGTGCTCGGACTCCTACCTCCTCCCTCACATGAGACGCTCAAACTCCTCTGGCTCCCTGCAGCCCTCCGCCTCGTCTCTCCCCACCTACTGA
- the tlk1b gene encoding serine/threonine-protein kinase tousled-like 1-B isoform X3 yields MSVQSNSGSGGGSLEATPSWSQLSSSPTVPQQHITATAKSKEGPMEELHSLDPRRQELLEARFTGAVSGNTAGSTGSTSGGAKGLANESSNHSYGSLGSSSDKESETPEKKHSESSRGRKRKADTYSESSQGKTSTRGPKISDYFDFQGGNGSSPVRGLPSARRSPQNSHSAPGSIIRQNSSSPTSLCFGEHNPKASSSKCVQTELTGLKLAALESNKSLDLEKKEGRIDDLLRANCDLRRQIDEQQKLLEKYKERLNKCITMSKKLLIEKSTQEKQSCREKSMQDRLRLGHFTTVRHGASYTEQWTDGYAFQNLIKQQEGINQQREDIERQRKLLAKRKPPNPASPSLSVASTSEPKQRKTKVVNGNDSDPFLKPSLPQLLTLAEYHEQEEIFKLRLGHLKKEEAEIQAELERLERVRNLHIRELKRINNEDSSAFKDHPTLNERYLLLHLLGRGGFSEVYKAFDLFEQRYAAVKIHQLNKNWREEKKENYHKHACREYRIHKQLDHPRIVKLYDYFSLDTDTFCTVLEFCEGNDLDFYLKQNKLMSEKEARSIVMQIVSALRYLNEIKPPIIHYDLKPGNILLVDGTACGEIKITDFGLSKIMDDDNYGVDGMDLTSQGAGTYWYLPPECFVVGKEPPKISNKVDVWSVGVIFFQCLYGRKPFGHNQSQQDILQENTILKATEVQFPAKPQASTEAKAFIRRCLAYRKEDRFDVHQLCSDSYLLPHMRRSNSSGSLQPSASSLPTY; encoded by the exons ATGAGTGTCCAAAGTAACAGTGGAAGTGGTGGTGGAAGTTTGGAGGCGACGCCATCTTGGTCGCAGCTCTCCTCGTCCCCAACGGTTCCTCAACAACACATAACGGCGACCGCGAAGAGCAAGGAAG GCCCCATGGAGGAGCTGCACAGCCTGGACCCCCGGAGACAGGAGCTTCTGGAGGCCAGGTTCACGGGAGCCGTCAGTGGCAACACAGCAGGCAGCACCGGGAGCACCAGCGGAGGCGCCAAG GGTCTGGCCAATGAGTCCTCTAACCACAGCTACGGCAGTCTGGGCTCATCCAGCGACAAGGAGTCAGAG ACCCCGGAGAAGAAGCACTCTGAATCGtccagagggaggaaaaggaaagctgACACCTATTCCGAAAGTAGTCAAG GGAAGACCTCCACACGCGGACCCAAGATCAGTGACTACTTTGAT TTCCAGGGTGGAAATGGCTCCAGTCCAGTCAGAGGCCTCCCGTCAGCACGCCGCTCTCCGCAGAACTCGCACTCCGCCCCGGGCTCAATC ATCCGGCAGAATAGCTCCTCGCCTACGAGTCTGTGTTTTGGGGAACACAATCCCAAAGCCTCCTCCAGCAAGTGTGTGCAG ACGGAGCTAACAGGCCTGAAACTGGCTGCTCTGGAGAGCAACAAGAGTCTGGAcctggagaagaaagagggcCGAATAGATGACCTCCTCAGG GCTAACTGTGACCTGCGTAGACAGATAGATGAACAGCAAAAACTCCTGGAGAAATACAAGGAGAGGCTCAACAAGTGCATCACCATGAGCAAGAAGCTGCTAATAGAGAAG AGCACCCAGGAGAAGCAGTCGTGTCGTGAGAAGAGCATGCAGGACCGTCTCCGTCTAGGTCACTTCACCACCGTCCGACACGGAGCGTCCTACACGGAGCAGTGGACCGACGGATACGCATTCCAGAACCTGATCAA GCAGCAGGAGGGCATCaaccagcagagggaggacaTAGAGCGACAGAGGAAGCTGCTGGCAAAGAGGAAACCCCCGAACCCTGCGTCCCCCTCCCTCTCAGTGGCCTCCACCTCTGAACCCAAGCAGCGTAAAACTAAAGTGGTCAACGGCAACGACTCCGACCCCTTCCTCAAGCCCTCCTTGCCTCAGCT GCTGACCCTCGCTGAGTACCACGAGCAGGAAGAGATTTTCAAGCTGCGTCTTGGACATCTGAAGAAG GAGGAAGCTGAGATCCAAGCGGAGCTGGAGAGGTTGGAGCGGGTGAGGAACCTCCACATCAGAGAGCTGAAGAGGATAAACAACGAGGACAGCTCGGC GTTTAAAGACCATCCTACCCTGAATGAGAGGTACCTGCTGCTGCACTTGCTGGGCAGGGGTGGCTTCAGTGAAGTCTATAAG GCTTTTGACCTGTTTGAGCAGCGCTACGCAGCTGTTAAAATTCACCAGCTCAACAAGAactggagagaggagaagaaggagaactACCACAA GCATGCATGCAGGGAGTACCGGATACACAAGCAGCTGGACCATCCCAGAATAGTCAAACTGTATGACTATTTCTCCCTGGACACTGACAC GTTCTGTACAGTCCTGGAGTTCTGTGAAGGCAACGACCTGGACTTCTACCTGAAGCAAAACAAGCTGATGTCAGAGAAGGAGGCCCGCTCCATCGTCATGCAGATCGTCAGCGCCCTGCGCTACCTCAACGAGATCAAGCCCCCCATCATCCACTACGACCTCAAACCTG GTAACATCCTATTGGTGGATGGCACTGCGTGTGGAGAAATCAAAATCACAGACTTTGGCCTGTCTAAGATTATGGATGACGATAACTACGGCGTGGACGGGATGGACCTGACGTCACAGGGAGCAGGCACATActg gTACCTCCCCCCAGAGTGTTTTGTGGTGGGGAAGGAGCCGCCTAAAATCTCCAACAAGGTGGACGTCTGGTCTGTGGGAGTGATCTTCTTCCAGTGCCTCTACGGACGCAAG CCGTTTGGTCACAACCAGTCACAGCAGGATATTCTGCAGGAAAACACCATCCTTAAAGCCACAGAGGTCCAGTTCCCCGCTAAACCGCAAGCTAGCACAGAGgccaag GCGTTCATCCGCCGCTGCCTGGCCTACCGCAAAGAGGACCGGTTCGATGTTCACCAACTGTGCTCGGACTCCTACCTCCTCCCTCACATGAGACGCTCAAACTCCTCTGGCTCCCTGCAGCCCTCCGCCTCGTCTCTCCCCACCTACTGA
- the LOC139213903 gene encoding glutamate decarboxylase 1-like: MATSEPRASGGDQDPNSANLRPPSSTYEYAWMHGCTRKLGMKICGFLQKNNSLDDKGRLAGQKNLLSCDNSDRDARFRLTETDFSNLFARDLLPAKNGEEPTLQFLLEIVDILTNYVKKTFDRSTKVLDFHHPHQLLEGMEGFNLELSDQPESLEQILVDCRDTLKYGVRTGHPRFFNQLSSGLDIIGLAGEWLTSTANTNMFTYEIAPVFVLMEQLTLKKMREMIGWPDGEGDGLFSPGGAISNMYSVMIARYKYFPEVKTKGMSAAPRLVLFTSEHSHYSIKKAGAALGFGSENVILLSTDERGRVIPADLEAKIIDAKQKGYVPLFVNATAGSTVYGAFDPINEIADICEKYNLWLHVDGAWGGGLLMSRKHRHKLNGVERANSVTWNPHKMMGVPLQCSAILVREKGILAGCNSMCAGYLFQPDKQYDVTYDTGDKAIQCGRHVDIFKFWLMWKAKGTIGFEQHIDKCLDLSQYLYNKIKNREGYQMVFDGVPQHTNVCFWYIPPSLRGMPEGDERREKLHRVAPKIKAMMMESGTTMVGYQPQGNKVNFFRMVVSNPAATQSDIDFLIDEIERMGQDL; the protein is encoded by the exons CCTACGAGTATGCGTGGATGCACGGATGCACCCGGAAACTGGGGATGAAGATCTGTG GGTTCCTGCAGAAGAACAACAGCCTGGATGATAAGGGCAGGCTCGCGGGCCAGAAGAACCTGCTCTCGTGCGACAACAGTGACCGGGACGCGCGCTTCCGCCTCACCGAGACCGACTTCTCCAACCTGTTCGCCAGAG ACCTGCTGCCAGCCAAAAATGGAGAGGAGCCCACCTTACAGTTTCTGCTGGAGATCGTCGACATCCTCACCAACTACGTCAAGAAGACTTTCGACCGCTCCACCAAGGTGCTGGACTTCCACCACCcccaccagctgctggagggcaTGGAGGGCTTCAACCTGGAGCTGTCCGACCAGCCCGAGTCCCTGGAGCAGATCCTGGTGGACTGCAGGGACACGCTCAAGTATGGCGTCCGGACAG GTCACCCACGATTCTTCAACCAGCTGTCCTCTGGTCTGGACATCATCGGCCTGGCCGGAGAGTGGCTCACCTCCACTGCAAACACCAACAT GTTCACCTACGAGATCgctccagtgtttgtgttgatggAGCAGCTGACTCTGAAGAAAATGAGGGAGATGATTGGCTGGCCTGATGGAGAGGGAGACGGACTCTTTTCACCAG GGGGCGCCATCTCCAACATGTACAGCGTGATGATCGCTCGTTACAAGTATTTCCCCGAGGTCAAGACCAAGGGCATGTCCGCCGCTCCTCGCCTCGTCCTCTTCACATCTGAGCAT AGCCACTACTCCATAAAGAAGGCCGGAGCTGCCCTGGGCTTTGGTAGTGAGAATGTGATCCTGCTGAGCACAGATGAGAG GGGGAGAGTCATTCCTGCAGATCTGGAGGCCAAGATCATCGATGCTAAGCAGAAG GGTTATGTGCCACTGTTTGTGAATGCCACGGCGGGTTCAACAGTGTACGGCGCATTTGACCCCATCAATGAGATCGCTGACATCTGTGAGAAGTACAACTTGTGGCTCCACGTTGAC GGAGCGTGGGGCGGCGGACTGCTGATGTCCAGGAAACATCGCCATAAGCTTAATGGAGTTGAGAG GGCGAACTCTGTCACATGGAACCCTCACAAGATGATGGGCGTGCCCCTACAGTGCTCTGCAATCCTGGTCAGAGAGAAG GGCATCCTGGCAGGCTGTAACTCCATGTGTGCAGGCTACCTGTTCCAGCCAGACAAACAGTACGACGTCACCTACGACACAGGGGACAAAGCAATCCAATGTGGCCGACACGTCGACATCTTTAAGTTCTGGCTCATGTGGAAAGCCAAG GGCACCATAGGGTTTGAGCAGCACATTGACAAGTGTCTGGACCTGTCCCAGTACCTGTACAACAAGATCAAGAACAGGGAGGGGTATCAGATGGTGTTTGATGGAGTG CCTCAGCACACCAATGTTTGCTTCTGGTACATCCCACCCAGCCTGAGAGGCATGCCTGAGGGCGATGAGCGCAgagaaaaactccacagg GTGGCGCCAAAGATCAAGGCTATGATGATGGAGTCAGGGACCACCATGGTGGGCTACCAGCCTCAGGGCAATAAGGTCAACTTCTTCCGCATGGTCGTCTCCAACCCCGCGGCCACCCAGTCTGACATCGACTTCCTCATTGATGAGATCGAGAGGATGGGTCAGGACCTGTAG
- the tlk1b gene encoding serine/threonine-protein kinase tousled-like 1-B isoform X2 — translation MSVQSNSGSGGGSLEATPSWSQLSSSPTVPQQHITATAKSKEGPMEELHSLDPRRQELLEARFTGAVSGNTAGSTGSTSGGAKGLANESSNHSYGSLGSSSDKESENSDLKRGSSPAYSTPEKKHSESSRGRKRKADTYSESSQGKTSTRGPKISDYFDGGNGSSPVRGLPSARRSPQNSHSAPGSIIRQNSSSPTSLCFGEHNPKASSSKCVQTELTGLKLAALESNKSLDLEKKEGRIDDLLRANCDLRRQIDEQQKLLEKYKERLNKCITMSKKLLIEKSTQEKQSCREKSMQDRLRLGHFTTVRHGASYTEQWTDGYAFQNLIKQQEGINQQREDIERQRKLLAKRKPPNPASPSLSVASTSEPKQRKTKVVNGNDSDPFLKPSLPQLLTLAEYHEQEEIFKLRLGHLKKEEAEIQAELERLERVRNLHIRELKRINNEDSSAFKDHPTLNERYLLLHLLGRGGFSEVYKAFDLFEQRYAAVKIHQLNKNWREEKKENYHKHACREYRIHKQLDHPRIVKLYDYFSLDTDTFCTVLEFCEGNDLDFYLKQNKLMSEKEARSIVMQIVSALRYLNEIKPPIIHYDLKPGNILLVDGTACGEIKITDFGLSKIMDDDNYGVDGMDLTSQGAGTYWYLPPECFVVGKEPPKISNKVDVWSVGVIFFQCLYGRKPFGHNQSQQDILQENTILKATEVQFPAKPQASTEAKAFIRRCLAYRKEDRFDVHQLCSDSYLLPHMRRSNSSGSLQPSASSLPTY, via the exons ATGAGTGTCCAAAGTAACAGTGGAAGTGGTGGTGGAAGTTTGGAGGCGACGCCATCTTGGTCGCAGCTCTCCTCGTCCCCAACGGTTCCTCAACAACACATAACGGCGACCGCGAAGAGCAAGGAAG GCCCCATGGAGGAGCTGCACAGCCTGGACCCCCGGAGACAGGAGCTTCTGGAGGCCAGGTTCACGGGAGCCGTCAGTGGCAACACAGCAGGCAGCACCGGGAGCACCAGCGGAGGCGCCAAG GGTCTGGCCAATGAGTCCTCTAACCACAGCTACGGCAGTCTGGGCTCATCCAGCGACAAGGAGTCAGAG AACTCTGATTTGAAAAGAGGGAGCTCCCCTGCCTACTCA ACCCCGGAGAAGAAGCACTCTGAATCGtccagagggaggaaaaggaaagctgACACCTATTCCGAAAGTAGTCAAG GGAAGACCTCCACACGCGGACCCAAGATCAGTGACTACTTTGAT GGTGGAAATGGCTCCAGTCCAGTCAGAGGCCTCCCGTCAGCACGCCGCTCTCCGCAGAACTCGCACTCCGCCCCGGGCTCAATC ATCCGGCAGAATAGCTCCTCGCCTACGAGTCTGTGTTTTGGGGAACACAATCCCAAAGCCTCCTCCAGCAAGTGTGTGCAG ACGGAGCTAACAGGCCTGAAACTGGCTGCTCTGGAGAGCAACAAGAGTCTGGAcctggagaagaaagagggcCGAATAGATGACCTCCTCAGG GCTAACTGTGACCTGCGTAGACAGATAGATGAACAGCAAAAACTCCTGGAGAAATACAAGGAGAGGCTCAACAAGTGCATCACCATGAGCAAGAAGCTGCTAATAGAGAAG AGCACCCAGGAGAAGCAGTCGTGTCGTGAGAAGAGCATGCAGGACCGTCTCCGTCTAGGTCACTTCACCACCGTCCGACACGGAGCGTCCTACACGGAGCAGTGGACCGACGGATACGCATTCCAGAACCTGATCAA GCAGCAGGAGGGCATCaaccagcagagggaggacaTAGAGCGACAGAGGAAGCTGCTGGCAAAGAGGAAACCCCCGAACCCTGCGTCCCCCTCCCTCTCAGTGGCCTCCACCTCTGAACCCAAGCAGCGTAAAACTAAAGTGGTCAACGGCAACGACTCCGACCCCTTCCTCAAGCCCTCCTTGCCTCAGCT GCTGACCCTCGCTGAGTACCACGAGCAGGAAGAGATTTTCAAGCTGCGTCTTGGACATCTGAAGAAG GAGGAAGCTGAGATCCAAGCGGAGCTGGAGAGGTTGGAGCGGGTGAGGAACCTCCACATCAGAGAGCTGAAGAGGATAAACAACGAGGACAGCTCGGC GTTTAAAGACCATCCTACCCTGAATGAGAGGTACCTGCTGCTGCACTTGCTGGGCAGGGGTGGCTTCAGTGAAGTCTATAAG GCTTTTGACCTGTTTGAGCAGCGCTACGCAGCTGTTAAAATTCACCAGCTCAACAAGAactggagagaggagaagaaggagaactACCACAA GCATGCATGCAGGGAGTACCGGATACACAAGCAGCTGGACCATCCCAGAATAGTCAAACTGTATGACTATTTCTCCCTGGACACTGACAC GTTCTGTACAGTCCTGGAGTTCTGTGAAGGCAACGACCTGGACTTCTACCTGAAGCAAAACAAGCTGATGTCAGAGAAGGAGGCCCGCTCCATCGTCATGCAGATCGTCAGCGCCCTGCGCTACCTCAACGAGATCAAGCCCCCCATCATCCACTACGACCTCAAACCTG GTAACATCCTATTGGTGGATGGCACTGCGTGTGGAGAAATCAAAATCACAGACTTTGGCCTGTCTAAGATTATGGATGACGATAACTACGGCGTGGACGGGATGGACCTGACGTCACAGGGAGCAGGCACATActg gTACCTCCCCCCAGAGTGTTTTGTGGTGGGGAAGGAGCCGCCTAAAATCTCCAACAAGGTGGACGTCTGGTCTGTGGGAGTGATCTTCTTCCAGTGCCTCTACGGACGCAAG CCGTTTGGTCACAACCAGTCACAGCAGGATATTCTGCAGGAAAACACCATCCTTAAAGCCACAGAGGTCCAGTTCCCCGCTAAACCGCAAGCTAGCACAGAGgccaag GCGTTCATCCGCCGCTGCCTGGCCTACCGCAAAGAGGACCGGTTCGATGTTCACCAACTGTGCTCGGACTCCTACCTCCTCCCTCACATGAGACGCTCAAACTCCTCTGGCTCCCTGCAGCCCTCCGCCTCGTCTCTCCCCACCTACTGA